One Gossypium hirsutum isolate 1008001.06 chromosome A11, Gossypium_hirsutum_v2.1, whole genome shotgun sequence genomic window carries:
- the LOC107890375 gene encoding chromatin assembly factor 1 subunit FAS2: MKGGTVQINWHDTKPVLTLDFHPISGLLATGGADFDIKLWVINSGEVQKKIPTASYQNSLSYHGSAVNALRFSPSGDQLASGADGGELIIWKLHTTETGQSWKVFKSLSFHRKDVLDLQWSTDGAFLISGSVDNSCIIWDVNKGSVHQILDGHFHYVQGVAWDPLSKYVASLSSDRTCRIYINKPKSKTKGAEKLNYICQHTIMKAEQQPIDDAKSVKNHLFHDETLPSFFRRLAWSPDGSFLLVPAGSYKMSTSSETINTTYVFSRKDLSRTFLQLPCANKPVVAVRFCPLAFNLRGSNPAGFFELPYRLVFAVATLNSLYIYDTESVPPIAILAGLHYAAITDIAWSYDARYLALSSQDGYCTLVEFEKEELGLPIPLAEPKIMNIEGTSSIVQKPDDMVIEVNDPVTADNRTVECAEKREGKQASPSLANTPIVNKTAKRRITPMAIDP; encoded by the exons ATGAAAGGAGGGACAGTTCAAATAAATTGGCACGACACCAAGCCCGTCTTAACCCTAGACTTCCACCCCATCTCCGGTCTTCTCGCCACCGGCGGCGCTGATTTCGATATCAAG CTATGGGTAATTAATTCAGGCGAAGTACAGAAGAAAATCCCAACTGCTTCATATCAAAATAGTCTTTCTTACCATGGCTCCGCTGTTAATGCCCTTCGCTTCTCTCCCTCCG GGGACCAACTTGCCTCTGGGGCTGATG GGGGTGAGCTGATCATATGGAAATTGCACACTACAGAAACTGGTCAAAGTTGGAAAGTTTTCAAGAGTTTGTC ATTTCACCGTAAAGATGTTCTAGATTTGCAATGGTCAACTGATGGTGCATTTCTCATCTCTGGATCTGTTGACAATTCTTGTATCATATGGGACGTTAACAAAG GTTCTGTCCATCAGATATTAGATGGTCATTTCCATTATGTTCAAGGTGTTGCATGGGATCCCTTGTCCAAGTATGTTGCTTCTCTCAGTTCAGATAGGACTTGCCGAATTTATATCAATAAGCCTAAATCAAAAACAAAGGGTGCTGAGAAGTTGAACTATATTTGTCAGCATACCATCATGAAGGCAGAACAGCAGCCAATAGATGATGCTAAG TCAGTAAAAAACCATCTTTTTCATGACGAAACACTGCCATCATTCTTCCGTCGATTAGCTTGGTCGCCTGATGGATCATTTTTACTAGTGCCAGCAG GTTCTTATAAAATGTCAACTTCATCTGAAACAATAAACACCACTTATGTCTTTTCCAGAAAAGACCTGTCAAG GACCTTCTTGCAGCTCCCTTGTGCTAACAAACCAGTTGTTGCAGTCCGTTTCTGCCCTTTAGCTTTCAACCTTCGAGGATCTAACCCAG CTGGTTTTTTCGAGCTTCCTTATCGACTTGTATTTGCTGTTGCAACTTTGAATTCATTGTATATTTACGATACTGAGAGTGTTCCTCCAATAGCAATTTTGGCTGGTCTTCACTATGCAGCCATAACTGACATTGCATG GTCATATGATGCACGATATTTAGCATTGTCATCTCAAGATGGTTACTGTACATTGGTAGAATTTGAGAAGGAAGAACTGGGACTACCCATTCCTCTAGCAG AACCTAAAATAATGAACATTGAGGGTACGAGCTCTATTGTCCAGAAACCTGATGACATGGTGATTGAAGTTAATGATCCAGTCACTGCAGATAACAGGACGGTAGAATGTGCAGAAAAGAGAGAAGGGAAACAGGCATCGCCAAGTTTGGCAAATACTCCCATCGTAAATAAGACAGCCAAGAGGCGCATCACTCCGATGGCAATCGATCCATGA